Proteins from one Chitinophaga oryzae genomic window:
- a CDS encoding APH(3') family aminoglycoside O-phosphotransferase: MPKLPPDLAHLLADTTSEPVTIGYSAASVYRYTSTHSVFYLKTQTSGQGLRPEYEVLTWLQDKLPVPVIQYFGAHDGIDYLLTTAVDGDMLCADNYLDNPELTVKLLADGIQLLSALPIHDCPFDNSLDQKLAAAAYNVQQGLVDTSDWEGHNRFPTPQALLDHLIAHKPAQYTPVFTHGDYCLPNIFGKQGQVSGFIDIGGAGVADIYQDIALCVRSLKHNFGTDAYAAGLFERLGRERDEERVAYYVMLDELF; the protein is encoded by the coding sequence ATGCCCAAGCTCCCTCCAGACCTGGCCCACCTGCTGGCAGACACCACCTCCGAACCTGTTACCATCGGTTATTCGGCTGCCAGCGTGTACCGCTACACCAGCACCCACAGCGTATTTTACCTGAAGACACAAACCTCCGGGCAGGGACTTCGCCCCGAATATGAAGTGCTCACCTGGCTGCAGGACAAACTCCCCGTACCGGTGATACAATATTTCGGCGCACATGACGGCATCGATTACCTCCTCACCACCGCCGTAGACGGCGACATGCTCTGCGCCGACAACTACCTCGACAACCCCGAACTGACGGTCAAACTGCTGGCCGACGGCATACAACTGCTCTCTGCGCTGCCTATACATGACTGCCCCTTCGACAACAGCCTCGACCAAAAACTGGCAGCTGCCGCGTATAATGTACAACAAGGACTGGTAGACACCTCCGACTGGGAAGGCCATAACCGCTTCCCTACTCCACAGGCACTGCTGGATCATCTCATTGCTCACAAGCCGGCGCAATACACACCCGTATTTACGCACGGCGATTACTGTCTGCCTAATATCTTCGGTAAACAGGGACAGGTGAGCGGGTTTATCGATATCGGCGGCGCGGGCGTGGCGGATATTTACCAGGATATTGCGTTATGCGTGCGGTCGCTGAAGCATAATTTCGGGACGGATGCCTATGCGGCGGGGCTGTTTGAGAGGTTAGGAAGGGAAAGGGACGAGGAACGGGTGGCGTATTATGTGATGCTGGATGAGTTGTTTTGA
- a CDS encoding RNA polymerase sigma-70 factor: protein MKHLPDTALLERMQAYNDRAAFDELYHRYWEQLYMAAYARLQQEADAKDCLQEVFVALWHKRRELRIEGPLGPYLHVALKYRVLNHLRSHLNYQKHLDIFSAIPPAIFDRADDRLALAEIQQIIAQTVAALPEKTRQVYILSRQEQLSVREMADQLGVSQQTVKNQLTTALKRLKDALAGFK, encoded by the coding sequence TTGAAGCACTTGCCGGATACCGCGTTGTTGGAGCGTATGCAGGCATATAATGACAGGGCCGCCTTTGATGAACTGTATCACCGCTACTGGGAACAGCTTTATATGGCCGCATATGCCAGACTGCAGCAGGAAGCAGATGCTAAAGATTGTCTGCAGGAAGTGTTCGTAGCGCTGTGGCATAAACGCCGGGAGCTGCGGATTGAAGGGCCGTTGGGGCCGTACCTGCATGTGGCGCTTAAATACAGGGTACTCAATCATCTCCGTAGTCATCTCAATTACCAGAAACACCTCGATATTTTTTCGGCCATCCCGCCGGCGATATTTGACCGGGCGGACGACCGCCTCGCCCTGGCGGAAATACAGCAGATCATCGCGCAGACGGTGGCCGCCCTGCCGGAAAAGACGCGGCAGGTATATATCCTGAGCCGTCAGGAACAGCTTTCTGTTCGCGAAATGGCCGACCAGCTGGGCGTTTCCCAGCAAACTGTCAAAAACCAGCTCACCACGGCGCTGAAGCGCCTGAAAGACGCCCTCGCCGGATTTAAATAA
- a CDS encoding FecR family protein — translation MHDQEKIAAIITRLETGTCTPQELEWLHEWYQSHDMQASTAFRHESHRQQLQTEMLQHIHDQLDTVPVVTEGRVVPFYKKWWAAAGLLAAVVSVSAWLWHDYRQQHTLLLVEVGPGQQRQLMLPDSSRVWLNAGAKLKYPRTFSEVRTVELEGEGFFDIHPDAQHPFEVHTQELNVQVLGTSFDVKAYNTLDETQVTVKTGMVKVLHHQTGLDVLSANDQLTYSRSAQQYMKSTVENDQINEWANGMISLSQAGFAEVALTLENQYGVRIRYNPVEMKTFEYTLRCSKQLSVTEVLDIISSIHPILYDIKDNEITIHRKN, via the coding sequence GTGCACGATCAGGAAAAAATAGCAGCGATCATCACACGGCTGGAAACCGGCACCTGTACTCCACAAGAACTGGAATGGCTGCATGAATGGTATCAATCCCACGATATGCAGGCCAGCACAGCGTTCCGTCATGAAAGCCACCGGCAGCAGCTCCAAACGGAGATGCTGCAGCATATCCATGATCAGCTGGATACGGTGCCTGTTGTCACTGAAGGCAGGGTAGTGCCCTTCTATAAGAAGTGGTGGGCGGCCGCCGGCCTGCTGGCCGCCGTAGTATCGGTCAGCGCCTGGTTATGGCATGACTACCGCCAGCAACACACCCTCTTGCTGGTGGAAGTAGGACCGGGACAACAACGGCAACTGATGCTGCCCGACAGCTCCCGGGTATGGCTCAACGCCGGCGCCAAATTAAAATATCCCCGCACCTTCAGCGAGGTGAGAACGGTGGAGCTGGAAGGAGAAGGATTCTTTGACATACACCCGGATGCACAGCATCCGTTTGAAGTACATACACAGGAACTGAATGTACAGGTGCTGGGTACCTCTTTCGACGTGAAAGCCTACAACACACTGGATGAAACACAGGTGACGGTGAAAACAGGCATGGTGAAGGTGCTCCATCATCAAACCGGCCTCGACGTGCTTAGTGCCAACGACCAGTTGACCTACAGCCGCTCAGCGCAACAGTACATGAAATCTACCGTGGAAAACGACCAGATCAACGAATGGGCCAACGGCATGATCAGCCTGTCACAAGCCGGCTTCGCGGAAGTGGCGCTCACCCTGGAAAACCAGTACGGCGTCCGTATCCGGTACAACCCGGTGGAAATGAAAACATTCGAATATACCCTGCGATGCAGTAAACAACTGTCGGTAACAGAAGTACTCGACATCATCAGCAGCATACATCCGATACTATATGATATAAAGGACAACGAGATTACTATTCACCGTAAAAACTAA
- a CDS encoding SusC/RagA family TonB-linked outer membrane protein, producing the protein MRWSVAFTVFSLGNISFLAPQVYSQSVQPVAVTAAFENETLASCLKKLERSYHLSFGYDSQELSQYRIDKQHFVNEPLEKALAALLRKTAFTFQSKNGVYLIVKQPSVPPAAAALSGKVRGRITDAATNNPVPGVTVRVAGAKYYAVSNPEGEYELVLPPGNYSLQYSFIGYQEEIKPAVKVTPATVAAVPVALVVKASRLTETVVIGYGVQERRSLLGSVTSFKASELPGQMPISVDEAMVGKLPGVFIAPSSGVPGAASNITIRGISTLNANGNTPLIVVDGVPIYGIDPNLNTVDYNKGSSQGFSFGGNQVVNEYRQPTTFEKNPLATLNPDDIESIEVLKDAYSTAIYGSRGSGGVILITTKKGKRGKSRVDVQLGASIAAPRKLPSLMTGDQYADFYTRLFALKDSIGKAGNPFYRPLNYKFPKGVNTRWLDEVTRNAVGSDANVSLSGGTEKSNYYVSLGYDQQQSYIVNNDFTRYQGRVNFDNQMTKSLKVGVSMSMNQAKNNSLNAQEVYRNAIQKAPNIGIYDSTGNFNWRFGNNPTGPEAVVNPVAQATTGKNYSTDSRVLGNVFADLKLRSWLSLHSDFGVDWISARSYSRNIDRPLSPGGNATESQQQLRKWVTNNRLDINKAFDGGHAISAMLGQSFEKSVENVNSVAGDGFLNNEMLSISTAKNRRVVNSLQQQWAQVSFLGRLNYEYMHRYLVGVTYRMDGSSRFSANHRYVGFPSFAVGWIPSEESFLKGSKLIEQLKIRGSVGFTGSDGGNGYYGNQGQYVIADYGASYGNVSAIGVKQPANPNLQWERTTTWNAGMDLSMLNGRVSATLDYYRRQTSNAILGSVLPYFMGFAMQKQNLADLSNNGIEFSVTSQNMVRKNFSWTTNFNISGNRNKIVRLHKISEDQLANQNEIDGNRFWRVGHSATAFYLYNWGSINPDNGQPLWIDNTGKSSEKPIQQQYPNAPYVHREYMGDAMPVVFGGLGNTFTYKDLELNCFLSFSAGNKMINGARAAQYSYLGSSSTANNVYNLSPEILHYWQYPGQQTDIPALINKSNAASAGFGSSYDYTLSRQNSRFLEDASFVKLRSVTLTYNFSRLLRHSQTVKSLRVFAEGNNLLILTNYSGLDPEVSAYGSSALNMGFDELTMPSPRTWRVGIKASF; encoded by the coding sequence GTGAGATGGAGCGTCGCGTTCACAGTGTTCTCACTGGGAAATATCAGCTTCCTTGCTCCACAGGTATATAGTCAGTCCGTACAGCCGGTCGCCGTTACCGCTGCTTTTGAAAATGAAACGCTGGCGTCTTGTCTCAAAAAACTGGAGCGCAGCTACCACCTGTCTTTCGGCTACGATAGCCAGGAATTGTCCCAATACCGGATAGATAAACAACATTTTGTCAACGAACCGCTGGAGAAGGCGCTGGCAGCCCTCCTCAGAAAAACAGCCTTTACTTTCCAGTCTAAAAACGGTGTTTACCTGATCGTGAAACAGCCGTCAGTCCCGCCTGCCGCCGCAGCGCTTTCCGGTAAGGTCCGCGGCCGCATCACCGATGCCGCCACCAACAACCCCGTTCCCGGTGTAACCGTACGCGTGGCCGGCGCTAAATATTATGCAGTCTCCAACCCGGAAGGGGAATACGAACTGGTATTGCCTCCCGGTAATTATTCTCTCCAATACTCTTTTATCGGTTACCAGGAAGAAATAAAACCCGCCGTGAAAGTAACCCCTGCCACCGTGGCAGCGGTGCCTGTGGCCCTGGTAGTGAAAGCTTCGCGTTTAACCGAGACCGTAGTCATCGGCTACGGCGTACAGGAACGCCGCAGCCTGCTGGGCTCCGTCACCAGCTTCAAAGCGAGCGAACTACCCGGCCAGATGCCCATTTCCGTGGATGAAGCCATGGTGGGCAAACTGCCGGGCGTATTCATCGCGCCCTCCAGCGGCGTGCCCGGCGCTGCCAGCAATATCACCATCCGTGGTATCAGCACCCTTAACGCCAACGGCAACACGCCGCTGATTGTTGTAGATGGCGTGCCCATCTATGGCATCGATCCCAACCTCAATACGGTTGATTACAATAAAGGATCTTCGCAAGGCTTCAGCTTCGGTGGCAACCAGGTGGTAAATGAATACCGCCAGCCTACCACCTTCGAGAAGAACCCGCTGGCCACCCTCAACCCCGATGATATTGAATCCATCGAAGTACTGAAAGATGCCTATTCCACCGCCATCTACGGCTCCCGTGGCTCCGGCGGCGTGATCCTCATCACCACCAAAAAAGGGAAACGCGGGAAGTCACGGGTAGACGTGCAGCTGGGCGCTTCCATCGCCGCCCCCCGTAAACTGCCATCTCTCATGACGGGCGACCAGTACGCCGATTTCTATACCCGGCTGTTTGCCCTGAAAGACTCTATCGGTAAGGCAGGGAACCCTTTTTACCGCCCGCTGAACTACAAGTTCCCCAAAGGCGTAAACACCCGCTGGCTGGATGAAGTGACACGCAACGCTGTAGGCAGCGACGCCAATGTGTCCCTCAGCGGCGGCACAGAAAAAAGTAACTACTACGTCAGCCTGGGATATGACCAGCAGCAGTCGTACATCGTCAATAATGATTTCACCCGCTACCAGGGCCGTGTCAACTTCGACAACCAGATGACGAAATCCCTGAAAGTAGGCGTGAGCATGTCGATGAACCAGGCCAAAAATAATTCGCTGAACGCACAGGAAGTATACCGCAACGCTATCCAGAAAGCGCCCAACATCGGCATCTACGACAGCACCGGCAATTTCAACTGGCGCTTCGGCAACAACCCCACCGGGCCCGAAGCGGTGGTGAACCCCGTGGCGCAGGCGACCACCGGTAAAAACTATTCCACCGATAGCCGCGTGCTGGGCAACGTGTTCGCCGATTTGAAACTGCGTTCCTGGCTTAGCCTGCACAGCGATTTCGGAGTGGACTGGATCAGTGCCCGCTCGTACAGCCGCAACATCGACCGGCCGCTGTCGCCGGGTGGCAATGCCACCGAATCACAGCAGCAGCTCCGCAAATGGGTGACCAACAACCGCCTCGATATCAACAAAGCCTTCGACGGTGGCCACGCTATCAGCGCCATGCTGGGCCAGAGCTTCGAAAAGTCAGTAGAGAACGTTAACTCTGTAGCGGGTGACGGCTTCCTGAACAACGAAATGCTCAGCATCTCCACCGCTAAAAACAGGCGGGTGGTGAACTCCCTGCAACAACAGTGGGCCCAGGTGTCTTTCCTCGGCAGGCTTAACTATGAATATATGCACCGCTACCTGGTAGGGGTCACCTACCGGATGGACGGCTCTTCCCGCTTCTCTGCCAACCACCGTTATGTAGGTTTCCCTTCCTTCGCCGTAGGCTGGATACCCAGCGAAGAAAGTTTCCTGAAAGGCAGTAAACTCATCGAGCAACTGAAAATACGCGGTAGTGTAGGCTTCACCGGTAGTGACGGTGGTAACGGCTACTACGGCAACCAGGGACAGTACGTGATAGCCGATTACGGCGCTTCCTATGGCAACGTGTCTGCCATCGGCGTGAAACAGCCGGCCAACCCTAACCTGCAGTGGGAACGGACCACCACCTGGAACGCAGGTATGGACCTCAGTATGCTCAACGGCCGCGTCAGCGCTACGCTCGACTACTACAGACGACAAACGTCCAATGCCATCCTCGGCTCTGTACTGCCTTACTTCATGGGCTTCGCCATGCAGAAACAAAACCTGGCAGACCTCAGCAATAACGGTATTGAGTTCAGCGTCACCAGCCAGAATATGGTCCGCAAAAATTTCAGCTGGACCACCAACTTTAACATCTCCGGCAACCGGAATAAAATCGTCCGGCTCCATAAAATCAGTGAAGACCAGCTGGCCAACCAGAACGAAATTGACGGCAACCGGTTCTGGCGGGTAGGACATTCCGCTACTGCCTTCTACCTGTACAACTGGGGCAGTATTAACCCGGACAACGGTCAGCCGCTGTGGATCGACAATACCGGCAAAAGCTCCGAAAAACCCATCCAGCAACAGTATCCCAACGCGCCCTACGTACACCGCGAATACATGGGCGATGCCATGCCGGTAGTATTCGGCGGACTGGGCAATACCTTCACCTACAAAGACCTTGAGCTGAACTGTTTCCTGTCTTTCTCTGCGGGCAATAAGATGATCAACGGCGCCAGGGCGGCCCAATACAGCTACCTGGGCAGTTCCTCTACAGCGAATAACGTATATAACCTCTCCCCGGAAATCCTGCACTACTGGCAGTACCCGGGGCAGCAGACAGATATCCCGGCGCTGATCAATAAGTCCAACGCCGCTTCCGCAGGCTTCGGCAGCTCTTACGACTATACGCTCAGCCGCCAGAATTCCCGCTTCCTCGAAGATGCGTCGTTCGTAAAGCTGAGAAGCGTAACGCTCACCTACAATTTCAGCCGCCTGCTGAGACACAGCCAGACCGTGAAATCGCTGCGTGTATTTGCGGAAGGTAATAACCTGCTGATCCTGACCAATTACTCCGGCCTGGACCCCGAGGTGAGCGCCTATGGCTCTTCCGCGCTGAATATGGGATTTGATGAACTCACCATGCCGTCGCCGCGCACGTGGAGAGTAGGTATTAAAGCATCTTTTTAA
- a CDS encoding RagB/SusD family nutrient uptake outer membrane protein, translated as MKRYSCYIYAALLLVTLGACSRQLDLKPEGTMVEADLLKNKQTTESFLADTYLQLMKSAAGNGFIFGDVTGNIVSSFDQALVKGAVDPRDANYDALWSTPYATINQANVIITQLSKYADFDATLQQQFIAEAKFIRAFGHLLLLRMYGDGALQNKPNNMGIPLMLQSFDGYDGSQNKARNTNAEVYTQILKDLDEAIAVLPEKRTDPVAQASRATKGAATALAARVCLYQQDYAKAAAYANMVLAAQLYSLQPSFETLWPDNAKGSGKYPLSSEIVFAFPESWNNKSYGNHGIYYSYGYYQPLPDFLAIYEAQDERRTDMFTATQQMRKFTDPRLMDNVAMIRLPEVMLTAAEAMALTAGVNATSVDLLNRVYARAYTKTPVPRVYTVADFTTKQQLVDRILLERKRELAFEGFARFDAIRSGQQPNPLLPANKYAMPIPQREIDITSGLIVQNPGYVQ; from the coding sequence ATGAAAAGATATTCCTGTTATATATATGCTGCGCTGCTGCTGGTCACCCTGGGGGCCTGCAGCCGGCAGCTGGACCTGAAGCCGGAAGGCACCATGGTGGAGGCTGACCTGCTGAAAAACAAACAGACCACCGAAAGTTTCCTGGCAGACACCTACCTGCAGCTGATGAAAAGCGCAGCGGGGAACGGCTTCATTTTCGGTGATGTGACCGGCAACATAGTGAGCAGCTTCGACCAGGCGCTGGTGAAAGGCGCCGTAGACCCACGGGATGCTAACTATGATGCGCTGTGGTCCACGCCCTATGCCACCATCAACCAGGCGAATGTGATCATTACTCAGCTGTCCAAATATGCTGATTTTGATGCCACCCTTCAGCAACAGTTCATAGCGGAAGCGAAATTTATCCGTGCTTTCGGGCACCTGCTGCTGTTACGCATGTATGGCGACGGCGCTTTACAGAACAAGCCCAATAACATGGGTATTCCCCTGATGCTGCAGTCCTTCGATGGTTACGACGGTTCCCAGAACAAAGCCCGTAATACCAACGCGGAAGTATACACGCAGATACTAAAGGATTTAGATGAAGCCATCGCTGTACTGCCGGAGAAAAGAACAGACCCTGTGGCACAGGCGAGCCGCGCTACCAAAGGCGCTGCTACCGCACTGGCAGCAAGGGTGTGCCTGTATCAGCAGGACTATGCGAAAGCGGCTGCCTACGCTAATATGGTGCTGGCTGCGCAGCTTTATAGCCTACAGCCATCTTTTGAAACCTTATGGCCGGATAATGCCAAAGGCAGCGGTAAATACCCGCTCAGCAGCGAGATCGTATTCGCCTTCCCCGAAAGCTGGAACAATAAATCTTATGGTAACCATGGCATTTATTATTCCTATGGCTACTATCAGCCGCTGCCAGACTTCCTGGCGATCTATGAAGCGCAGGACGAACGGCGCACGGATATGTTCACTGCCACACAGCAGATGCGCAAATTCACCGACCCAAGGTTGATGGACAACGTGGCCATGATCCGGTTGCCGGAGGTGATGCTGACCGCCGCCGAAGCGATGGCGCTGACTGCCGGCGTAAATGCCACTTCCGTGGACCTGCTCAACAGGGTATATGCACGCGCCTATACGAAAACTCCGGTACCCAGGGTGTATACCGTGGCAGACTTTACCACCAAACAGCAACTGGTAGACCGTATCCTGCTGGAACGCAAAAGGGAACTGGCGTTTGAAGGCTTCGCCCGTTTCGACGCCATCCGCAGCGGTCAGCAGCCAAATCCGCTACTGCCGGCCAATAAATATGCCATGCCCATTCCACAGCGGGAGATCGATATCACCAGTGGCCTCATTGTACAGAATCCCGGTTATGTACAGTAA
- a CDS encoding TlpA disulfide reductase family protein has protein sequence MKKIITILSGTCLALGSLAQSGQQITLQGDISGDLKGHHKMYIYTRTYKDSAVIENGHYSFKIPFSGPVFMMLLPEYVTAERQMYVPYGVLMDKPTTYTVTSDISKGMNASTVKGSEAPELYQAYGKEKAAAWKTISATLQKEFGKAWVQENDPQYEAFQKRQGELQKQYLLPLLEKLVKQHPDSYATVFSLNDARQIATVDQQDRLYAMLSKKMKASMQAKEFHQFTDGIRNSAIGKQVNDFSLPDPQGKMIPFSSLKGKYVLIDFWASWCAPCRKSFPHMRKVYQQYKDQPFIIYSISIDKSKADWLKAVGEENNPWLQSLDNINVAGSGFAITGVPTTYLISPEGKIMMKEIGFDETGNGNIEKKLASLFGGAVKKAEAQPKTEDKVIKAMPMTPLQ, from the coding sequence ATGAAGAAAATCATCACCATCCTCTCAGGGACCTGTCTCGCGCTCGGCAGCCTGGCACAATCAGGACAGCAGATCACCCTGCAGGGCGATATCAGCGGAGACCTGAAAGGACATCACAAAATGTATATCTATACCCGTACTTACAAAGACTCTGCTGTCATAGAAAACGGGCATTATTCCTTTAAAATTCCTTTCAGCGGGCCGGTATTTATGATGCTGCTGCCGGAATATGTGACGGCCGAACGCCAGATGTACGTGCCTTATGGCGTACTGATGGACAAGCCCACCACTTATACGGTCACCTCAGATATCAGCAAAGGGATGAACGCCTCCACGGTAAAAGGCTCCGAAGCGCCGGAGCTGTACCAGGCCTACGGCAAAGAGAAAGCCGCCGCCTGGAAAACCATCAGCGCCACGCTGCAAAAAGAATTCGGCAAAGCGTGGGTACAGGAAAACGATCCGCAATACGAAGCTTTTCAGAAAAGACAGGGAGAATTGCAGAAACAATACCTGCTGCCGCTGCTGGAAAAGCTGGTGAAACAACATCCTGATTCCTATGCGACCGTCTTCAGCCTCAACGACGCCCGCCAGATAGCCACGGTGGACCAACAGGACCGGCTATACGCCATGCTGTCCAAAAAGATGAAGGCATCCATGCAGGCAAAGGAATTCCACCAGTTCACCGACGGTATCCGTAATTCCGCTATCGGTAAACAGGTAAATGATTTCAGTCTGCCGGACCCACAGGGGAAGATGATTCCTTTCAGCAGCCTCAAAGGAAAGTATGTGCTGATCGACTTCTGGGCCAGCTGGTGCGCGCCCTGCCGCAAGTCGTTCCCCCATATGCGTAAGGTGTACCAGCAGTACAAAGACCAGCCCTTCATCATCTACAGTATTTCTATCGACAAAAGCAAGGCGGACTGGCTCAAAGCTGTGGGAGAAGAGAACAACCCCTGGTTGCAGTCGCTGGACAATATCAATGTGGCCGGCAGTGGTTTCGCTATCACCGGGGTACCTACTACTTACCTGATTTCTCCCGAAGGAAAAATAATGATGAAAGAAATTGGGTTCGACGAAACGGGCAATGGTAACATCGAAAAGAAACTGGCTTCCCTGTTTGGCGGCGCCGTAAAAAAAGCGGAAGCGCAGCCAAAGACAGAAGACAAAGTGATAAAAGCGATGCCAATGACGCCTCTGCAATAG
- a CDS encoding peroxiredoxin family protein: protein MRKNQRPWLLALIAASMALPAAAQTKRYITVSGKIKFPPSKEQQEKFPFRVQKQVGDDRITIDTIHLKPDGSYSIKIDATRPQFYVLNEFEEDRLTIWANKDNLQIDFRGEDTAAMKIKNPPYVYIHGSEENNLINQVNFIAYRNYQQMIQNGRLQYQASLAKDTALVRVMQDQYDWLGDDMGERIKLLVKMYPNTPVLLYALDYLHPRKDKELINTELAKLVKKYPYFEEAKRKQADIVKAEAIARKTGIGATAMNFTQNNVSGKAVQLKDYRGKYVLLDFWASWCGPCRAENPNVLDNYEKYHGKGLEILAVSLDDKKDAWVKAIKDDGLTWEHVSDLKGWKNEVAKEYNIRAVPSNFLIDKEGKIVAKDLRGEELTKKLEEIFGK, encoded by the coding sequence ATGAGAAAAAATCAACGTCCGTGGTTGCTGGCCCTGATCGCAGCTTCCATGGCTCTGCCGGCGGCGGCGCAAACAAAACGGTATATCACCGTCAGCGGGAAAATTAAATTCCCCCCGTCAAAAGAGCAACAGGAGAAATTCCCTTTCCGCGTACAAAAGCAGGTGGGAGATGATCGCATCACCATCGATACCATTCACCTGAAACCGGATGGTTCCTATAGTATCAAAATAGATGCTACGCGTCCGCAGTTTTATGTCCTGAATGAGTTTGAAGAAGACAGGCTGACCATCTGGGCTAACAAAGACAACCTTCAGATCGATTTCAGAGGGGAAGATACCGCGGCGATGAAGATCAAAAATCCGCCGTATGTGTACATCCACGGCAGTGAAGAAAATAACCTGATCAACCAGGTGAATTTTATTGCCTACCGTAATTACCAGCAGATGATCCAGAACGGCCGTCTGCAATATCAGGCGTCGCTCGCCAAGGATACGGCGCTGGTGCGTGTCATGCAGGACCAGTACGACTGGCTGGGCGATGACATGGGCGAGCGCATAAAGTTGTTGGTGAAGATGTACCCCAATACGCCGGTGCTGTTATATGCGCTGGATTATCTGCATCCGCGGAAGGACAAGGAGCTGATCAACACAGAATTAGCCAAACTGGTAAAGAAATATCCTTATTTCGAAGAAGCCAAAAGGAAACAGGCTGACATCGTAAAGGCGGAAGCAATTGCCCGTAAGACCGGCATCGGCGCCACTGCTATGAACTTCACGCAGAACAACGTGAGTGGTAAAGCGGTGCAGTTGAAAGACTACCGCGGCAAATACGTGCTGCTCGATTTCTGGGCCAGCTGGTGCGGTCCCTGCCGGGCAGAAAACCCTAATGTGCTGGACAATTACGAGAAGTACCACGGTAAAGGACTGGAGATACTGGCCGTATCGCTGGACGATAAAAAAGACGCCTGGGTAAAAGCCATCAAGGACGATGGTCTTACCTGGGAGCATGTCAGCGACCTGAAAGGCTGGAAAAATGAAGTGGCGAAAGAGTACAATATCCGCGCGGTACCCAGCAATTTCCTGATCGACAAGGAAGGGAAAATTGTTGCCAAAGACCTGCGCGGCGAAGAGCTGACGAAAAAACTGGAGGAGATCTTTGGTAAATAG
- a CDS encoding alpha/beta fold hydrolase gives MFKSIFLAMAIGSAMPGTATPLPLTVTDTVSSYATVNGIRMYYEIHGSGSPLVLIHGGGSTIRTTFGQVLGDFARHHRVIAVELQGHGHSGRRPGPTTFEQDADDVAALLQTLGIPQADILGFSNGGCTALQIGIRHPQVVRRIVAISAFYKKEGLPQGIWDMLQKAHFSDMPQPFKDAYLAIRKDPEGLLAMFNQDHDRMLSFKDWSDDMIRSIKAPTLVMISDQDATQPEHATAMYRLLPKGHLAILPGQHGEFLGEVLTAKPGSHTPALAVAMIEDFLNEQ, from the coding sequence ATGTTTAAAAGCATTTTTCTGGCCATGGCCATTGGCAGCGCCATGCCCGGAACGGCCACTCCTTTGCCTCTAACGGTCACGGATACTGTCAGCAGCTACGCAACGGTGAATGGTATCAGAATGTACTACGAGATACATGGCAGCGGCAGCCCGCTGGTACTGATCCATGGCGGCGGCTCCACCATCCGCACCACCTTCGGCCAGGTGCTGGGCGATTTTGCCAGGCACCATCGGGTGATTGCCGTGGAACTCCAGGGCCACGGGCATAGCGGCAGGCGCCCCGGTCCCACCACATTTGAACAGGATGCTGACGATGTGGCGGCGCTGCTGCAGACGCTGGGCATTCCTCAGGCAGACATCCTTGGCTTCAGCAACGGCGGCTGCACGGCCCTGCAGATCGGCATCCGTCACCCACAGGTAGTACGCCGTATTGTCGCCATCTCTGCATTTTACAAAAAAGAAGGACTGCCGCAAGGCATCTGGGACATGCTGCAGAAAGCACATTTCAGCGATATGCCACAACCTTTTAAAGACGCGTATCTCGCCATCCGCAAAGATCCTGAAGGACTGCTCGCCATGTTCAACCAGGACCATGACCGGATGCTGTCGTTTAAAGACTGGTCCGACGACATGATCCGTTCCATTAAAGCGCCTACGCTCGTGATGATCAGCGACCAGGACGCCACCCAGCCCGAACACGCTACGGCGATGTACCGGCTGCTGCCCAAAGGACACCTCGCCATATTGCCCGGCCAGCACGGGGAATTCCTCGGCGAAGTGCTGACCGCCAAACCCGGCAGCCATACACCGGCGCTGGCGGTGGCCATGATAGAAGATTTTCTGAATGAACAATAA